A genome region from Streptomyces xanthophaeus includes the following:
- the cdgB gene encoding diguanylate cyclase CdgB, with translation METESEPYVRLATLRQLHRVVAELNTARSLADTLQTVVDGIVVGLGYELACVNLVRPDGDLVVAAFAGDPAAEALITGRVGSRASWERRLTMGENWDGLRFIPHTEGWVLMEDDVPQWHTDGPDPRFEDEWHPEDRLYAPMYASGGELLGVISVDRPRNGRRPGAWGREALQMYAFQAAIAISNARLRANMQRALVRLEREQQALRASEESFRQAFEYAPSGMAIAEMGGDQHGRLLRTNDALCRLLGRPASVLRRYSFSDLVHPEDIGTLLRTSAEGGRAELRLGRRDGTYVWVSLRNSVVADAADGPRFLLTHVEDIEERKRHELQLAHRASHDSLTGLPNSAELRARLGARLCRRPQSARATAIEALDAAFEGRDGYDGHTAHGAHGGHAAPAAHDGHPVGAEAGGAGEHGFHADGPDRFSGSDPFEFPGAPPAPSDGPYDHHVHTVAPATDIDDGTKGLAVLFCDLDGFKSINDRFGHHTGDAVLIEVARRLTTGVRDGDTVARLGGDEFVVLADGLGAADAADLAVRLRNAIIPPIRVDGRAVRVGASFGIGWASCGMSADEVLRSADQRMYIEKRSRSKAHRRAG, from the coding sequence ATGGAGACCGAGTCGGAGCCGTACGTCCGTCTTGCGACCCTGCGGCAGCTGCACCGGGTGGTGGCCGAGCTCAATACGGCCCGGAGCCTGGCGGACACTCTGCAGACCGTCGTGGACGGCATCGTCGTGGGGCTCGGCTACGAACTCGCCTGTGTCAACCTCGTTCGCCCGGACGGTGATCTCGTCGTCGCCGCCTTCGCCGGCGACCCCGCCGCCGAGGCCCTCATCACCGGCCGCGTCGGCTCCCGCGCCTCCTGGGAACGCCGGCTGACGATGGGTGAGAACTGGGACGGGCTCAGGTTCATCCCGCACACCGAGGGCTGGGTCCTCATGGAGGACGACGTCCCGCAGTGGCACACCGACGGCCCCGATCCGCGCTTCGAGGACGAGTGGCACCCCGAGGACCGGCTCTACGCCCCGATGTATGCGTCCGGCGGGGAACTTCTGGGTGTCATTTCGGTGGACAGACCGCGCAACGGCCGCCGGCCCGGCGCCTGGGGCCGCGAAGCGCTCCAGATGTACGCCTTCCAGGCGGCGATTGCGATCAGCAATGCCAGGCTCCGGGCGAACATGCAGCGCGCGCTCGTCCGGCTGGAGCGCGAGCAGCAGGCGCTGCGGGCCAGTGAAGAGTCGTTCCGCCAGGCCTTCGAGTACGCGCCCAGCGGCATGGCCATCGCAGAGATGGGCGGCGACCAGCACGGCCGGCTGCTGCGGACCAACGACGCGCTGTGCCGGCTGCTCGGGCGGCCCGCCTCCGTCCTGCGCCGCTACTCCTTCTCCGACCTGGTCCACCCCGAGGACATCGGCACCCTGCTGCGCACCTCCGCCGAGGGCGGCCGCGCCGAGCTGCGGCTGGGCCGCCGCGACGGCACGTATGTATGGGTCTCGCTGCGCAACTCCGTCGTCGCGGACGCCGCCGACGGGCCCCGCTTCCTGCTCACGCACGTCGAGGACATCGAGGAGCGCAAGCGGCACGAGCTCCAGCTCGCCCACCGCGCCAGCCACGACTCGCTGACCGGCCTGCCCAACAGCGCCGAGCTGCGGGCCCGGCTCGGCGCCCGGCTGTGCCGTAGGCCACAGTCGGCACGGGCCACCGCGATCGAGGCGCTGGACGCGGCCTTCGAGGGGCGCGACGGATACGACGGGCACACGGCGCACGGGGCCCACGGGGGGCATGCGGCGCCCGCGGCGCACGACGGGCACCCGGTGGGGGCGGAGGCGGGTGGTGCCGGTGAGCACGGGTTTCACGCGGACGGCCCCGACCGGTTCTCCGGGTCCGACCCCTTCGAATTCCCCGGGGCGCCGCCCGCCCCGTCGGACGGTCCCTACGACCACCACGTGCACACGGTGGCGCCCGCGACCGACATCGACGACGGGACGAAGGGACTCGCCGTCCTCTTCTGCGACCTGGACGGCTTCAAGTCGATCAACGACCGGTTCGGGCACCACACGGGCGACGCGGTCCTGATCGAGGTGGCCCGGCGGCTGACGACCGGCGTCAGGGACGGTGACACCGTCGCCCGGCTGGGTGGTGATGAATTCGTCGTCCTGGCCGACGGCCTGGGCGCCGCCGACGCCGCCGACCTCGCCGTCCGGCTGCGCAACGCGATCATCCCGCCGATCCGGGTGGACGGCCGTGCGGTGCGGGTCGGGGCCAGTTTCGGCATCGGATGGGCCAGCTGCGGGATGTCCGCCGACGAGGTGCTGCGCTCCGCCGACCAGCGGATGTACATCGAGAAGAGGTCCCGGTCGAAGGCCCATCGCCGGGCGGGATGA
- a CDS encoding CBM35 domain-containing protein, with the protein MTTPANNGPHGGANKPEDDDPFGYLYEDGQAAGATPPASGGGYGYPGASAGGQPGVPRTSHHQVRTVGERRNGGQRGPVPHQQGPAQQPPGYQAQYQAPEALQAGGYNVPSQQTQTVGQPGGHGGGRGGAGGSSRRGLLIAAVAVVAVVVIGIVAALQFGDKDKGKEQPTANEGQQSAAPQNPASQAPSSPKPSQAPLPKADFAGSGMSLTGGAVLQNTVPGAKSEGGQYVGGLNAQGAAATWSLEVPKAGKYKLKMTYGVPGKDANTTLTINGEAQTRPVNMANFSKAAAGDWAKGWTNTYSLVELKQGANTIKISCEAGNQCEVVLDQLWLEQG; encoded by the coding sequence ATGACGACGCCCGCGAACAACGGCCCGCACGGTGGGGCGAACAAGCCCGAGGACGACGATCCGTTCGGCTATCTCTACGAGGATGGCCAGGCGGCCGGAGCCACCCCGCCCGCATCGGGCGGTGGATACGGCTACCCGGGCGCGTCGGCCGGCGGTCAGCCCGGCGTCCCCCGCACCTCGCACCACCAGGTGCGTACGGTCGGCGAGCGCAGGAACGGCGGCCAGCGCGGCCCCGTCCCGCACCAGCAGGGTCCCGCGCAGCAGCCCCCCGGCTACCAGGCCCAGTACCAGGCCCCGGAAGCGCTCCAGGCGGGCGGCTACAACGTTCCGTCGCAGCAGACGCAGACGGTCGGGCAGCCGGGCGGTCACGGCGGCGGTCGTGGCGGTGCCGGCGGGTCCAGCCGGCGCGGTCTGCTGATCGCGGCCGTCGCGGTGGTCGCCGTGGTCGTGATCGGCATCGTCGCGGCACTGCAGTTCGGTGACAAGGACAAGGGCAAGGAACAGCCCACCGCGAACGAGGGCCAGCAGTCGGCGGCCCCGCAGAACCCGGCCAGCCAGGCCCCGAGCAGCCCGAAGCCCTCGCAGGCCCCGCTGCCGAAGGCCGACTTCGCCGGCAGCGGCATGTCCCTCACGGGCGGTGCGGTGCTGCAGAACACGGTGCCGGGCGCGAAGAGCGAGGGCGGCCAGTACGTGGGCGGCCTCAACGCGCAGGGCGCGGCGGCCACTTGGTCGCTGGAAGTCCCCAAGGCGGGCAAGTACAAGCTGAAGATGACCTACGGGGTGCCGGGCAAGGACGCCAACACCACGCTGACCATCAACGGCGAGGCGCAGACCCGGCCGGTCAACATGGCGAACTTCTCCAAGGCCGCCGCGGGTGACTGGGCCAAGGGCTGGACCAACACCTACTCGCTGGTGGAACTCAAGCAGGGCGCCAACACGATCAAGATCTCGTGCGAGGCGGGCAACCAGTGCGAGGTCGTCCTCGACCAGCTCTGGCTGGAGCAGGGCTGA
- a CDS encoding 1-phosphofructokinase family hexose kinase produces the protein MILTVTLNTALDVTYQVPRLLPHASHRVSAVTERAGGKGINVAHVLAALGHEVTATGFAGGPVGSVVRGLLARSPGVVDALVPCAGTTRRTVAVADAASGDTTQFNEPGPLITAAEWSRFLARYEDLVSGARAVALCGSLPPGVPVGAYALLVRSARAAGVPVLLDTGGEALRRGVAARPEIIKPNAAELAELTGSRDPLPATRDARRRGAHAVVTSLGPDGLLAATAEGCWRAAPPRRLSGNPTGAGDSAVAGLLSALAEGLDWPERLTRAVALSAATVLAPVAGDFDPRTYEEVRGSVKITTA, from the coding sequence ATGATCCTTACCGTGACGCTCAACACCGCACTCGACGTCACGTACCAAGTGCCGAGGCTGCTTCCGCACGCCTCGCACCGGGTCTCCGCCGTCACCGAACGCGCCGGCGGCAAGGGGATCAACGTCGCGCACGTCCTGGCCGCCCTCGGCCACGAGGTGACCGCGACGGGCTTCGCCGGCGGCCCCGTCGGCTCCGTCGTCCGGGGGCTGCTCGCACGGTCCCCGGGGGTGGTCGACGCCCTGGTGCCCTGCGCGGGCACCACCCGCCGCACGGTCGCCGTGGCCGACGCGGCCTCCGGCGACACCACGCAGTTCAACGAGCCGGGGCCGCTGATCACGGCAGCCGAGTGGTCGCGCTTCCTCGCGCGCTACGAGGACCTCGTGTCCGGTGCCCGGGCCGTCGCCCTGTGCGGCAGCCTCCCGCCGGGCGTGCCGGTGGGCGCGTACGCGCTGCTCGTACGGTCGGCCCGCGCGGCCGGGGTGCCCGTCCTGCTGGACACCGGCGGCGAGGCCCTGCGCCGCGGGGTCGCCGCCCGCCCGGAGATCATCAAGCCGAACGCCGCCGAACTCGCCGAGCTCACCGGATCCCGCGACCCGCTCCCCGCCACCCGGGACGCCCGCCGCCGGGGCGCCCACGCGGTGGTCACCTCACTCGGCCCGGACGGCCTGCTGGCCGCCACCGCCGAGGGCTGCTGGCGGGCGGCCCCACCGCGCCGGCTCTCCGGCAACCCGACCGGAGCCGGCGACTCCGCGGTCGCCGGCCTGCTGTCCGCGCTGGCGGAGGGCCTGGACTGGCCGGAACGCCTCACCCGCGCGGTCGCCCTCTCCGCGGCCACGGTCCTCGCCCCGGTGGCGGGAGACTTCGACCCCCGCACCTACGAGGAGGTACGGGGGTCGGTGAAGATCACGACGGCCTAG
- the nagA gene encoding N-acetylglucosamine-6-phosphate deacetylase produces MSGSAHSTVLSGARVVLPTGTVANGRVIVDGDRIAGSAHEGARTVDLTGHWIVPGFVDMHNHGGGGASFTSGTAEDVLRGVRTHREHGTTTLVASTVTGDLDELARRAGLLAELTQAGEIAGIHFEGPFINPCRKGAHKEDLLRDPDPAEVRKLIDAAHGAARMFTLATELPGGLDSVRLLAEHGVIAAIGHTDATYEQTRAAIDAGATVATHLFNAMPPLAHREPGPIAALLEDERITVELINDGTHLHPAALELAFHHAGAHRVALITDAMDAAGFGDGTYHLGPLEVEVKHGVARLVEGGSIAGSTLTLDTAFKRSVTLDKLPVESVVQAISANPAKLIGLYDEIGSLEPGKYADLVVLDAAFDVTAVMRRGEWIVSPPS; encoded by the coding sequence ATGTCCGGAAGCGCGCACAGCACTGTTCTTTCGGGCGCCAGGGTGGTGCTGCCCACCGGAACGGTGGCGAACGGCAGGGTCATCGTCGACGGCGACCGGATCGCAGGCAGCGCCCACGAGGGTGCGCGGACCGTCGACCTGACCGGGCACTGGATCGTCCCCGGCTTCGTCGACATGCACAACCACGGCGGCGGCGGCGCCTCGTTCACCTCCGGCACCGCCGAGGACGTCCTGAGGGGCGTCCGCACCCACCGCGAGCACGGCACCACCACCCTGGTCGCCTCCACCGTCACCGGGGACCTGGACGAACTGGCCCGCCGGGCGGGCCTGCTCGCCGAGCTGACGCAGGCGGGCGAGATCGCGGGCATCCACTTCGAGGGGCCGTTCATCAACCCCTGCCGCAAGGGCGCCCACAAGGAGGACCTGCTCCGCGACCCCGACCCGGCCGAGGTCCGCAAGCTGATCGATGCCGCGCACGGCGCCGCCCGCATGTTCACCCTCGCCACCGAGCTGCCGGGCGGCCTGGACTCCGTACGGCTGCTCGCCGAACACGGGGTCATCGCGGCGATCGGCCACACGGACGCCACGTACGAGCAGACGCGCGCAGCCATCGACGCGGGCGCGACCGTGGCCACCCACCTCTTCAACGCGATGCCGCCCCTCGCCCACCGCGAACCCGGCCCGATCGCCGCACTGCTGGAGGACGAGCGCATCACCGTCGAGCTCATCAACGACGGCACCCACCTCCACCCGGCGGCCCTGGAACTGGCCTTCCACCACGCGGGCGCGCACCGCGTCGCGCTGATCACCGACGCGATGGACGCGGCCGGCTTCGGCGACGGGACCTACCACCTGGGCCCGCTGGAGGTCGAGGTCAAGCACGGCGTGGCACGGCTGGTGGAGGGCGGCTCCATCGCCGGATCGACGCTGACCCTGGACACCGCGTTCAAGCGCTCGGTGACCCTCGACAAGCTGCCGGTGGAGTCCGTGGTCCAGGCGATCTCCGCCAACCCGGCCAAGCTGATCGGCCTGTACGACGAGATCGGCTCGCTGGAGCCCGGCAAGTACGCGGACCTCGTCGTGCTGGACGCCGCGTTCGACGTCACCGCAGTCATGCGGCGCGGCGAATGGATCGTCAGCCCGCCCTCCTGA
- a CDS encoding ROK family protein, giving the protein MKHVIALDVGGTGMKAALVAGDGTLLHEARRATGRDRGPDAVVETIQDFAAELLDTGRERFGRPASAAGVAVPGIVDAENGIAVYAANLGWRDVPMRALLSGRLGGIPVALGHDVRTGGLAEGRIGAGRGADRFLFVPLGTGIAGAIGIAGRIEAGAHGYAGEIGHIVVRPGGPACGCGQHGCLETLASAAAVSRAWAAASGDPEADAADCAKAVASGDARAREVWLAAVGALADGLVTAITLLDPRTLIIGGGLAEAGETLFTPLRTAVEERVTFQRLPHIVPAALGDTAGCLGAGLLAWDLLATEVPA; this is encoded by the coding sequence GTGAAACACGTCATCGCCCTCGATGTGGGCGGCACCGGGATGAAGGCCGCCCTCGTCGCAGGCGACGGCACCCTGCTCCACGAAGCGCGCCGGGCCACCGGCCGCGACCGGGGCCCCGACGCCGTCGTCGAGACGATCCAGGACTTCGCCGCCGAACTGCTCGACACCGGCCGGGAACGCTTCGGACGGCCCGCCTCGGCCGCCGGCGTCGCCGTCCCGGGCATCGTCGACGCCGAGAACGGGATCGCCGTCTACGCGGCGAACCTGGGCTGGCGCGACGTACCGATGCGCGCGCTGCTCAGCGGCCGCCTCGGCGGCATCCCGGTGGCCCTCGGCCACGACGTGCGCACGGGCGGGCTCGCCGAGGGCCGCATCGGCGCCGGCCGGGGCGCCGACCGCTTCCTCTTCGTCCCGCTCGGCACCGGCATCGCCGGAGCCATCGGCATCGCCGGCCGCATCGAGGCCGGAGCCCACGGGTACGCGGGCGAGATCGGGCACATCGTGGTGCGCCCGGGCGGCCCCGCCTGCGGCTGCGGCCAGCACGGCTGCCTGGAGACCCTCGCCTCCGCCGCGGCCGTCAGCCGCGCCTGGGCGGCCGCCTCCGGCGACCCGGAGGCCGACGCCGCGGACTGCGCCAAGGCCGTCGCGTCCGGGGACGCGCGCGCCCGGGAAGTCTGGCTGGCCGCCGTCGGCGCCCTCGCCGACGGACTGGTCACCGCCATCACCCTGCTGGACCCGCGCACGCTGATCATCGGCGGCGGGCTGGCGGAGGCCGGGGAGACCTTGTTCACACCACTACGGACGGCCGTGGAGGAGCGCGTGACGTTCCAGCGGCTCCCCCACATCGTTCCGGCTGCCCTCGGGGACACCGCCGGATGCCTGGGCGCAGGGCTGCTCGCCTGGGACCTACTCGCCACGGAGGTACCTGCCTGA
- a CDS encoding extracellular solute-binding protein produces MKGRYLSLAASGAALCLTAVTLTGCGAIGGLTGDNEVTLRVVAADYGDNPQNSSEAYWKDLAAGFEKANPGTKVEVSVYSWSEVDAKVAEMVKAGKAPDIAQIGAYSDYAAAGKLYSAEELLSVKTEADFLGPLADAGKVKQVQYGMPFVSSTRLLFYNEKLLADAGVIGKDAKGWQPKSWADLEAAAKKLKAANVPTPFALPLGREEAQAETMMWMLAGGGGYTDNEESYSIDSAPNVKALEFLRDKMVGQGLTGPVEPGKLDRQAAFDGFTKGEVGMLNGHPTLLKQAAAKGVKFGMVPLPTSDGSDQPAMGVADWVMAFKNGHRQQSGKFLDFLYQPKNVTAFTEKYDLLPATTSGYQAKQAATGGSAPQLKPFLAALPSSRLYPVGKKSWAGVSEDIKQNIGKTVQPGGQPAKVLEQIATAARAADPR; encoded by the coding sequence GTGAAGGGCCGTTACCTGAGCCTGGCCGCGTCCGGCGCCGCGCTGTGCCTGACTGCCGTGACGCTGACGGGCTGCGGAGCCATCGGCGGGCTCACCGGAGACAACGAGGTGACCCTGCGGGTCGTGGCGGCCGACTACGGGGACAATCCGCAGAACTCCTCCGAGGCGTACTGGAAGGACCTCGCCGCGGGCTTCGAGAAGGCCAACCCGGGCACCAAGGTCGAGGTCAGCGTCTACTCCTGGTCCGAGGTCGACGCCAAGGTCGCCGAGATGGTCAAGGCCGGCAAGGCCCCCGACATAGCCCAGATCGGCGCCTACTCCGACTACGCGGCCGCCGGCAAGCTGTACTCGGCGGAAGAGCTGCTCTCCGTGAAGACCGAGGCCGACTTCCTCGGGCCGCTCGCGGACGCCGGCAAGGTCAAGCAGGTCCAGTACGGCATGCCCTTCGTCTCCAGCACCCGCCTGCTCTTCTACAACGAGAAGCTGCTCGCCGACGCCGGCGTGATCGGCAAGGACGCCAAGGGCTGGCAGCCGAAGAGCTGGGCGGACCTCGAAGCCGCCGCCAAGAAGCTCAAGGCCGCGAACGTGCCCACCCCCTTCGCGCTGCCGCTGGGCCGCGAGGAGGCGCAGGCCGAGACGATGATGTGGATGCTCGCGGGCGGTGGCGGCTACACCGACAACGAGGAGTCGTACTCGATCGACTCCGCCCCCAACGTCAAGGCACTGGAGTTCCTGCGGGACAAGATGGTCGGCCAGGGGCTGACCGGCCCCGTGGAGCCCGGCAAGCTGGACCGCCAGGCCGCCTTCGACGGCTTCACCAAGGGCGAGGTCGGCATGCTCAACGGGCACCCGACGCTGCTCAAGCAGGCCGCGGCCAAGGGCGTGAAGTTCGGCATGGTGCCGCTGCCCACGTCCGACGGCAGCGACCAGCCCGCGATGGGCGTCGCGGACTGGGTCATGGCCTTCAAGAACGGCCACCGCCAGCAGTCCGGCAAGTTCCTGGACTTCCTGTACCAGCCGAAGAACGTGACGGCCTTCACCGAGAAGTACGACCTGCTGCCCGCCACCACCAGCGGCTACCAGGCCAAGCAGGCCGCCACCGGCGGCTCGGCCCCGCAGCTGAAGCCCTTCCTGGCCGCACTGCCCAGCTCCCGGCTGTACCCGGTCGGCAAGAAGTCCTGGGCGGGCGTCAGCGAGGACATCAAGCAGAACATCGGCAAGACCGTCCAGCCGGGCGGACAGCCCGCGAAGGTGCTGGAGCAGATCGCCACCGCCGCCCGGGCCGCGGACCCGCGCTGA
- a CDS encoding DUF3263 domain-containing protein, translating to MTDEGQLTATEAAVLAYEGRTWPGPGAKERAIREGLGMTPVRYYQLLNALMDDPRALAHAPGTVNRLRRIREAQRARR from the coding sequence ATGACGGACGAGGGGCAGCTGACGGCCACGGAGGCCGCGGTGCTCGCGTACGAGGGACGCACCTGGCCCGGGCCCGGAGCCAAGGAACGGGCCATCCGGGAAGGGCTGGGGATGACCCCCGTCCGCTACTACCAGTTGCTCAACGCACTCATGGACGACCCGCGGGCACTGGCCCACGCCCCGGGCACGGTGAACCGGCTGCGCAGGATCCGCGAGGCCCAGCGAGCCCGGCGATAG
- the otsB gene encoding trehalose-phosphatase, which produces MGSHPHDLPMPVTAAGREGLAALLRAPRRSVVALDFDGTLADIVPDPDQARAHPGAVPALSVLAPEVDSVAVITGRPAGVAVRYGGFAGVPGLQHLVVLGHYGAERWDAVSGIVHAPAEHPGVAAVRAELPGFLDSIGAWRGTWIEEKGRALAVHTRRAEDPAAAFAALREPLAELAARHGLMVEPGRAVLELRPPGMDKGVALTEFLAERGAEAVLYAGDDLGDLAAYSAVEKRRAEGLPGLLVCSGSAEVPELAARADLVLPGPGTVAAFLAALAEAIRD; this is translated from the coding sequence ATGGGGAGTCATCCGCACGACCTGCCGATGCCCGTCACCGCAGCCGGACGCGAGGGACTCGCGGCACTGCTGCGCGCACCCCGCCGGTCCGTGGTCGCCCTGGACTTCGACGGCACCCTCGCCGACATCGTCCCGGACCCGGACCAGGCCCGAGCCCACCCCGGAGCCGTCCCGGCCCTGTCCGTACTCGCCCCCGAGGTCGACTCGGTGGCGGTGATCACCGGACGGCCGGCGGGCGTCGCCGTCCGCTACGGGGGCTTCGCCGGAGTCCCCGGCCTGCAGCACCTGGTCGTCCTCGGCCACTACGGAGCCGAACGGTGGGACGCCGTCAGCGGCATCGTCCACGCGCCCGCCGAGCACCCCGGGGTGGCGGCGGTCCGGGCGGAGCTGCCGGGGTTCCTGGACTCCATCGGGGCCTGGCGCGGCACCTGGATCGAGGAGAAGGGCCGGGCGCTGGCCGTGCACACCCGGCGGGCGGAGGACCCGGCGGCGGCCTTCGCGGCGCTGCGGGAGCCGCTGGCGGAGCTCGCGGCCCGGCACGGGCTGATGGTCGAGCCGGGGCGGGCGGTTCTGGAACTGAGGCCGCCCGGCATGGACAAGGGCGTCGCCCTGACCGAGTTCCTGGCGGAGCGGGGCGCGGAGGCGGTGCTGTACGCGGGTGACGACCTGGGTGACCTGGCGGCGTACTCGGCGGTCGAGAAGCGCCGGGCCGAGGGGCTGCCGGGGCTGCTGGTGTGCAGTGGCTCTGCCGAGGTCCCCGAGCTCGCCGCCCGCGCCGACCTCGTCCTCCCGGGCCCGGGCACGGTCGCGGCCTTCCTGGCCGCCCTGGCCGAAGCCATCCGGGACTGA
- a CDS encoding alpha,alpha-trehalose-phosphate synthase (UDP-forming): MASQVLVAANRGPLSYALAEDGTLSARRGGGGLVSGLSTALAEQPEALWICAALSDADREAVRQGVAEPGVRMLDIDPTMYDDAYNGIANSVLWFTHHHLYDIPREPVFDAGFRRQWESYERYNHAFAEALAEEAAEGAQVLVQDYHLALVPGLLRVLRPDLRIAHFTHTPWAAPGYLAMLPDTVRETLLWGMLGADVLGFHTEAWAAEFLGSARLDDAWGRSEVRDGSVVEHRRYTVWPTRTTQVRAYPLGVDGDELRSLAHRPEVNAKLAELRAEVDGLRTIVRVDRTELSKNILRGLLAYRELLTTRPQWRGRVVHLASAYPSRQDLAVYRNYTAAVAELAAEINAEFGTEDWQPVLVSVKDDFARSLAAYRLADVALVNPVRDGMNLVAKEIPVVSEAGCVLVLSTGAGAYEELRQDALTVNPYDVTATADALHAALAMPVGERAERTKRLAAAATALPPTQWFTAQLSALTD; encoded by the coding sequence ATGGCTTCCCAGGTGCTCGTCGCAGCGAACCGCGGCCCCCTCTCCTACGCCCTCGCCGAGGACGGGACGCTCAGCGCCCGGCGCGGCGGGGGCGGTCTGGTCTCCGGACTCTCCACGGCCCTCGCCGAGCAGCCGGAGGCGTTGTGGATCTGCGCGGCGCTGTCGGACGCGGACCGGGAGGCGGTCCGCCAGGGGGTGGCCGAACCGGGCGTCCGGATGCTGGACATCGATCCCACGATGTATGACGACGCGTACAACGGGATCGCCAATTCTGTGCTGTGGTTCACGCACCACCACCTGTACGACATCCCGCGCGAGCCGGTCTTCGACGCCGGGTTCCGGCGGCAGTGGGAGTCGTACGAGCGCTACAACCACGCCTTCGCCGAGGCCCTGGCCGAGGAGGCCGCCGAGGGCGCGCAGGTGCTGGTCCAGGACTACCACCTGGCCCTGGTGCCCGGGCTGCTGCGGGTGCTCCGCCCCGACCTGCGGATCGCGCACTTCACGCACACCCCGTGGGCCGCGCCCGGCTATCTCGCCATGCTGCCGGACACGGTCCGCGAGACCCTGCTGTGGGGCATGCTCGGCGCGGACGTGCTCGGCTTCCACACCGAGGCGTGGGCGGCCGAGTTCCTGGGCTCGGCGCGGCTGGACGACGCGTGGGGGCGGTCCGAGGTGCGCGACGGCTCGGTGGTGGAGCACCGCCGGTACACGGTGTGGCCCACCCGCACCACGCAGGTGCGCGCGTACCCGCTGGGCGTGGACGGGGACGAGCTGCGGTCGCTGGCGCACCGGCCGGAGGTGAACGCGAAGCTGGCGGAGCTGCGGGCGGAGGTCGACGGGCTGCGGACGATCGTCCGCGTGGACCGCACGGAATTGTCGAAGAACATCCTGCGCGGCCTGCTGGCCTACCGGGAACTGCTGACCACGCGCCCGCAGTGGCGGGGCCGGGTGGTCCACCTGGCGTCGGCGTACCCGTCGCGGCAGGACCTGGCGGTGTACCGGAACTACACGGCGGCGGTGGCGGAGCTGGCGGCGGAGATCAACGCGGAGTTCGGCACGGAGGACTGGCAGCCGGTGCTGGTGTCGGTGAAGGACGACTTCGCGCGCTCGCTGGCGGCGTACCGGCTGGCGGACGTGGCGCTGGTGAACCCGGTGCGGGACGGGATGAACCTGGTGGCGAAGGAGATCCCGGTGGTGTCGGAGGCGGGGTGCGTGCTGGTGCTGTCCACCGGGGCGGGGGCGTACGAGGAGCTCCGGCAGGACGCGCTGACGGTGAACCCGTACGACGTGACGGCGACGGCGGACGCGCTGCACGCGGCGCTGGCCATGCCGGTGGGGGAGCGCGCGGAACGCACCAAACGCCTCGCGGCGGCGGCGACGGCCCTCCCCCCGACCCAGTGGTTCACGGCCCAGCTCTCCGCTCTGACCGACTGA
- a CDS encoding glucosyl-3-phosphoglycerate synthase: MLEEVERWLADRSWSAADRPLDQLLDRKRAAGTTVSVVLPALDEEATVGAIVETVRRELIEGLPVPLVDELVVIDSGSADRTAEVAAKAGARVVHRDEILPRLPALPGKGEVLWRSLLATDGDIVCFVDADLRDFSATFVSGIVGPLLTDPDVQFVKAMYDRPLGDTPGQGGRVTELVARPLLNLHWPQLAGFVQPLGGEYAVRRSLLERLPFPVGYGVELGLLVDALHTVGLDALAQVDVGVRVHRHQDGQALGRMAAAIYRTAQVRLSRGHLVRPELTQFERGPEGFVPRTHPVDTEERPPMAGIKEYALRRVA; the protein is encoded by the coding sequence GTGCTGGAAGAGGTGGAGCGATGGCTGGCCGACCGCTCCTGGTCCGCCGCCGACCGACCGCTCGACCAGCTGCTCGACCGGAAACGGGCGGCCGGGACCACGGTCAGCGTCGTGCTGCCCGCGCTGGACGAGGAGGCGACGGTCGGGGCGATCGTCGAGACCGTCCGGCGTGAGCTGATCGAGGGACTGCCGGTCCCCCTGGTGGACGAGCTGGTCGTCATCGACTCGGGCTCCGCCGACCGGACCGCGGAGGTCGCGGCGAAGGCCGGGGCCCGGGTGGTGCACCGCGACGAGATCCTGCCCCGGCTCCCGGCGCTGCCCGGCAAGGGCGAGGTGCTGTGGCGCTCGCTGCTGGCCACGGACGGGGACATCGTCTGCTTCGTCGACGCCGACCTGCGGGACTTCTCCGCCACCTTCGTCTCCGGCATCGTCGGCCCGCTGCTGACCGACCCCGACGTGCAGTTCGTCAAGGCGATGTACGACCGGCCGCTCGGGGACACCCCGGGCCAGGGCGGCCGGGTCACCGAGCTGGTCGCCCGCCCGCTCCTCAACCTCCACTGGCCGCAACTGGCCGGCTTCGTGCAGCCGCTGGGCGGCGAGTACGCCGTACGCCGCTCCCTGCTGGAACGGCTGCCGTTCCCCGTCGGGTACGGCGTCGAGCTGGGCCTGCTGGTCGACGCGCTGCACACGGTCGGGCTGGACGCGCTGGCCCAGGTGGACGTGGGCGTACGCGTCCACCGCCACCAGGACGGGCAGGCGCTGGGCCGGATGGCCGCGGCGATCTACCGCACCGCCCAGGTACGGCTCTCGCGCGGTCACCTCGTACGGCCGGAGCTCACTCAGTTCGAGCGCGGGCCGGAGGGCTTCGTACCGCGGACACATCCCGTGGACACCGAGGAGCGGCCGCCGATGGCGGGCATCAAGGAGTACGCGCTGCGTCGCGTGGCGTGA